In Puntigrus tetrazona isolate hp1 chromosome 22, ASM1883169v1, whole genome shotgun sequence, one genomic interval encodes:
- the LOC122327502 gene encoding LOW QUALITY PROTEIN: elastase-1-like (The sequence of the model RefSeq protein was modified relative to this genomic sequence to represent the inferred CDS: substituted 1 base at 1 genomic stop codon) gives MLRILLLSVLAALALAEPRYLEEGPEQRVVGGEVARPNSWPWQISLQYLSGGSYYHTCGGTLIRTNWVMTAAHCVDTSRTWRVVLGDHDIYNHEGREQYMSVSNVYIHPNWNSNSVASGYDIALLRLSSSASLNSYVQLAALPPSGQVLPHNNPCYITGWGRTSTGGSLSAQLKQAYLPAVDYSTCSRSDWWGSTVKNTMVCAGGXSDSGCNGDSGGPLNCQVSGQYVVHGVTSFVSSLGCNTTKKPTVFTRVSAYSSWISGIIG, from the exons ATGCTGAGGATCCTGTTGTTGAGCGTGCTGGCCGCCTTGG CGCTGGCTGAGCCCAGGTATCTGGAGGAGGGCCCTGAACAGAGGGTTGTTGGTGGAGAGGTGGCAAGACCCAACTCTTGGCCTTGGCAG ATCTCTCTCCAGTACCTGTCTGGCGGCAGCTACTATCATACCTGTGGCGGCACTCTGATCAGAACTAACTGGGTGATGACTGCTGCCCACTGCGTTGACAC CTCGAGGACTTGGCGTGTTGTCCTGGGCGACCACGACATCTACAACCACGAGGGTCGCGAGCAGTACATGAGCGTCAGCAACGTCTACATCCACCCCAACTGGAACAGCAACAGTGTGGCTTCTGG ATATGATATTGCCCTTCTGCGCCTGTCCTCCAGCGCCTCTCTGAACTCTTATGTACAGCTGGCCGCCCTGCCACCTTCTGGACAGGTTCTGCCCCACAACAACCCTTGTTACATCACCGGCTGGGGCCGCACATCCA CTGGTGGGTCGCTCTCGGCTCAGCTGAAACAGGCCTATCTGCCCGCAGTGGACTACAGTACCTGCTCTCGTAGCGACTGGTGGGGAAGCACCGTGAAGAACACCATGGTTTGCGCTGGCGGCTGAAGCGACTCTGGATGTAAT GGTGACTCTGGTGGCCCTCTGAACTGTCAGGTCAGCGGTCAGTACGTCGTCCACGGTGTGACCAGCTTTGTGTCTTCACTGGGTTGCAACACCACCAAGAAGCCAACAGTCTTCACCCGTGTGTCTGCCTACTCCAGCTGGATTAGTGGC atcatTGGATAA